A segment of the Streptomyces sp. P9-A2 genome:
CCTGGCGTGTCCGGGGTGCTCGGGGCGCCCGGAGCGCCCGGAGCGCCCGGAGTGGTGGGGGACGAGGCCACGACGGTCGGTGCGGCGGTGCTGCCCGGGGTGGCCGGGGTGAGCAGTGGCGCGCTCTGACCGCCCAGGGCGGTGGTCGAGGAGGGACCGGCCCCCGGGGCCGGGACGGCCGGAGCAGTGGCGCCGCCCGTGCCGGGGCCCGTGGCGCCCGTGCCGGGGCCCGTGGCGGGGCTCGTGGCGGTCGAGGGGTCCGGGACGACCGGGCGGGGGCCGGCCTCCGCGCCGATGTCCGCGGGCCCCGGGGCGGACGCCAGGCGTACGAGGCTCAGGGCGCCCGCGGTCAGCGCCAGCCCGCCGCCGGCCAGCAGGAGTTTCCGGGGGCGGGGTCTGCGGTGGCGGCCCCGGATGCGCGCGCTGAAGAGGCCGAATCCGGTGTGTGCCGGTGAGTCCTCGGCCGTCTCCGGTCCGATGGACCGCGGTTCGGTCGCTCTGGTCGGTTCGGTCGCTCTGGTCGGCGTGTTCGTCGGCATGGTGATTCCTCCCCCTGCGTACGCGCCCCCACGCGCCGCTGTGCATCGCACGCTAGGGCTTCCCGTACGGGACCGGACCCGAGTGGCCGGAATGTCACTCGAACGGGTGGACGGGGGGTGATGAGGGAACTGGACGCGCGCCCTTTTGCCGGAGGGTGTCCGACTGCGATGATCGGGACGACGGATGTTAGCCAGCGTTAACCGGAGGCTGTCGTGAGTGAGGAACGGTTCGGGGAGTTCGTGCTGGTGCGGCGGCATGAGCAAGGGCATGTCGCGGAGCTCGTCCTCGACCGGCCCCAGGCCATGAACGCCGTCTCGACCGCGATGGCCCGGTCCCTCGCCGGAGCCTGCGCGGCGCTGGGGAGGGACCCGGCCGTACGAGTGGTGGTGCTGACCTCGTCGCACGAGCGGGCCTTCTGCGTGGGGGCCGATCTGAAGGAGCGCAATTCCTTCAGCGACGCCGATCTGGTGCGTCAGCGGCCGGTGGCACGCGGGGCCTACACCGGCGTGCTGGAGCTGCCGGTGCCGACGGTGGCGGCGGTGCACGGGTTCGCGCTGGGCGGCGGATTCGAACTGGCCTTGTCCTGCGATGTGATCGTCGCCGACCGTACGGCCGTGGTGGGTCTGCCCGAGGTTTCCGTCGGGGTGATTCCGGGCGGCGGCGGTACCCAGCTGCTGCCCAGACGGGTGGGCGCGGCGCGGGCCGCCGAGCTGATCTTCACGGCGCGCCGGGTGGAGGCCGCCGAGGCCCGGGAGCTGGGACTCGTCGACGAACTGGTGGAGACGGGCCGGGACCGGGAGGAGGCGCTGGTCCTGGCTGCCCGGATAGCCGCCAACTCGCCGGTGGGGCTGCGGGCGGCCAAGCGGGCGCTGAGGCTCGGGCAAGGGCTGGACCTGCCCGCCGGCCTCGAGGTGGAGGACGCCGCCTGGCGGTCGGTGGCGTTCTCGGGCGACCGTGCGGAGGGCGTTGCCGCCTTCAACGAGAAGCGCAGGCCGAACTGGCCGGGGGAGTAGAAGCGGCGCCGGACCGCTGGAGCGGAGCATCCGCCGCCGGGGGGAGTGTCGCCGGTCAGAGCGGAGCGGTGGAGCGGGAGGGGTGGCAGAGGGGGAGGGCGGGAGGAGCGGGCGAAGCGGCGGAGCATCCGCCACCGGGGAGAGCGTCGCCGGTCCGAGCAGAGCGGTAGGGGCGGGAGGAGCGGGAGGGGCGGCGGGGCATGGTGGTACTTCCCGTTTGCTCCTTAAATATCCCTGTTCGCGCTGAACGTCCTTAGCCTGGAGGGATGGGTGAGGACAGCCGGCTGGCGGCGGTGGTGACGCTGGCGCAGGGCATGGCCGCCGCGCACAGTTCGCGGGAGGTCTGGCGGGCCGCGGCCCGCGGGGCCCGCCGGGCGCTCGGCGGGAGTTTTGCCGCACTGTCGGTGTGGGAGCGCGAGCTGGGGCGGCTGCGGGTCCTGGTCAACGTCGGTGAACTGGCCGAGGGTGAGGAGGAGTTCCCGGACGATGAGGCCTACCCGGTGCACCAGTTCGCCGAGATCACCGAGTTCCTGCATGAGCGGTGGGCGGCCGGTGGCGGCGAGCCGGACGCCTGGGTGGAGACCGCCCGGGGAACGACGGAGGGACAACCCGGCTACACCCACCAGAGGGTGGCGGCCCTGCGCCGGCGAGGGCGCGGCTGCTGCGTGGTCGCCCCGATCGTGCTGCACGGGCGGGCGTGGGGCGAGCTGTATGTGGCCCGGCCGACCGGTGCCCCCGTCTTCGCGCGGGGTGACGCCGACTTCGCGACGGTGCTGGCCGCCGTCGTCGCCGCCGGGATCGCGCAGACCGAGCGGCTGGAGGAGGCGCGGCGGCTCGCGTACACGGACGCGCTCACCGGGCTGGCCAACCGCCGGGCCGTGGACGTGCGGCTCGACGAGGCGATCGAGCGGCACCGCCGGGACGGAGCTGTCGTCAGCCTCGTCGTGTGCGATCTGAACGGGCTCAAGCGGGTCAACGACACGCTGGGGCATGCCGTCGGCGACCGGCTCCTCGAGCGGTTCGGGACCGTGCTGTCCCTGTGCGGGGCCATGCTGCCCGGTGCCCTGGCGGCGAGGCTGGGCGGGGACGAGTTCTGTCTGCTGGCGGTGGGGCCGTCCGCCGACGAGGTCGTCAAGGCGGCCGACGAAGTCTGCCGTCGCGCCGTGGAGTTGGAGA
Coding sequences within it:
- a CDS encoding GGDEF domain-containing protein, which translates into the protein MGEDSRLAAVVTLAQGMAAAHSSREVWRAAARGARRALGGSFAALSVWERELGRLRVLVNVGELAEGEEEFPDDEAYPVHQFAEITEFLHERWAAGGGEPDAWVETARGTTEGQPGYTHQRVAALRRRGRGCCVVAPIVLHGRAWGELYVARPTGAPVFARGDADFATVLAAVVAAGIAQTERLEEARRLAYTDALTGLANRRAVDVRLDEAIERHRRDGAVVSLVVCDLNGLKRVNDTLGHAVGDRLLERFGTVLSLCGAMLPGALAARLGGDEFCLLAVGPSADEVVKAADEVCRRAVELEIGDGVACGVASTGDAIGPVRSARRLLRLADAAQYRAKAERASRPVVAGREGPGDPVVSLVDEPAGKPDGERRRFRGRHSP
- a CDS encoding enoyl-CoA hydratase/isomerase family protein — translated: MSEERFGEFVLVRRHEQGHVAELVLDRPQAMNAVSTAMARSLAGACAALGRDPAVRVVVLTSSHERAFCVGADLKERNSFSDADLVRQRPVARGAYTGVLELPVPTVAAVHGFALGGGFELALSCDVIVADRTAVVGLPEVSVGVIPGGGGTQLLPRRVGAARAAELIFTARRVEAAEARELGLVDELVETGRDREEALVLAARIAANSPVGLRAAKRALRLGQGLDLPAGLEVEDAAWRSVAFSGDRAEGVAAFNEKRRPNWPGE